The following proteins are co-located in the Shouchella hunanensis genome:
- a CDS encoding SDR family NAD(P)-dependent oxidoreductase yields MKTPTINLEDLNLNNLFQTNSKDNSNSIAVIGMDGRVGQAENLSDFWSMLVDEQEFNKELPVSRKVDIESYLKLSGVQVPLGEEDYIKTTFMNDIAGFDYKFFGISKKEANYMDPNQRILLETTWKALEDAGYGGESIKGSNTGVYIGHSSDFGNDYRSITRVLSSNEEVEISGNVKSMMASRLSYYLNLNGPALVVDTACSSGLVALLTACRSLQSGDCSMAVVGGVNTDIIPVVDRDFGVGIRDINEINSKDGKTRTFDNSSDGTCAAEGAFAFVLKPFEEAIKDKDNVRAVIKGGAINQDGASNGITSPNSEAQGNLIIKAIEKASISAEDISYFEAHGTATKLGDPIEIDGIQRAMSFFTNKKQFCGVGSLKSNIGHLDNVAGLGGLAKVILAMSYRTLPATLNFNTPNVNIPFINSPVYVHDSNRNWGEDSAQILIAGVSSFGLSGTNCHLILQSPSIDFEETFSNEMFLLLPISAKSFKALRELVKSYINLLDNTKVNIHDLVYTASVGRFHHNIRLAIPFKEENQLLKDLKRFIETPIESAYQEFICNEHRIVSENKLKKRTGDLTEIEQSQISRYADNSLLLGLQNESEIEAIAKHYVRGANISWTALLKNINAKKVPLPTYPFQHEKCWVNLTGYSSIKYKNKDDYSVVHSSHELILSWELNPKRDWELSGHKINGQCVMPGTGYIEMVTKLIKNQLHENRNAKLERVLFIEPFIVSNDETRTLNLIVDKKGIQKSFTFSSNDTDGTNQKTHATGYIIFDEKDQIAINKKIDLNELKKSLTFPAIIYNEDDTKNGLVVDKRWSRSFVKGLKDSSSSEFLMTFSLPNQFHEEIDLYNLHPALMDMAVNAANNFMNEEEFHLPLSYGEIKIYKSLPKNIISYIKKIDVKGPEIHKFNIMLCDLSGNTLVDIKDYCIKSTSQSDNFGKSKFGYTNIFMNYSSPEKLVHRTGTIAIIGKKSVTTVEASKQLLKLGYKVIEVYEKDDWDQALKTLREINLSFALFNWHIDSNSEKEYIKEPLNQSFSFIKSWIKSKIKPKYGLAILLNNSCVVNQFDEVINPEQTALNGFWLSVGKENAHLKIKCIDFDDNTSFSRIADEICSNNRPGLVAYRKNEAFISQIQRSPLPPLDNKLTQMNLDGIFVITGGTGALGLTLTKALIKKGVKKIVLLGNTEYPIKKDWKSYNPKLNDIITEKMNLFIEFDEKLDLFEVSALDLSDYNKVNQFLNKLRIRYGKIQGIFHLAGKAGDGFIHNKDRSNFDLVVNPKMLGSFNLHRATSSDNLDFFVLFSSISSLIVQPGQSDYTAANMFMDSLSYLRGMKNLPSLSIQWPAWREIGMAFNYGAVDEDEEFPPLNVEQCLSILDKLLWSSENIPAVIMPGTRQFQEKNNEPDFSLDSQIDTLGSIDEVEHIVKIIWSKTLEINNVDLDDDFSSLGGNSLLTTQMLRGFEQYFPGVIDISDLFSYTTISEQTKYIKSKLEKEHNKSEGVNKINRTIDEIDVNTLDNLLEQVSHGKIGIQDSTSYLANKKLR; encoded by the coding sequence ATGAAAACTCCAACAATCAACCTTGAAGACCTTAATTTAAATAATTTATTTCAAACCAACAGTAAGGATAATTCTAACAGTATTGCAGTTATCGGTATGGATGGTCGTGTTGGGCAAGCAGAGAATTTGTCAGATTTTTGGAGTATGCTTGTCGACGAACAGGAATTTAATAAAGAGCTACCCGTTTCAAGGAAGGTCGATATAGAATCTTATTTAAAGTTAAGTGGAGTGCAGGTGCCTCTTGGTGAAGAAGATTACATTAAAACAACATTTATGAATGATATTGCAGGCTTTGATTATAAATTTTTTGGTATATCCAAAAAAGAAGCAAATTATATGGACCCAAATCAAAGGATTTTGTTAGAAACGACTTGGAAAGCGCTTGAAGATGCTGGATACGGGGGTGAATCAATAAAGGGATCGAATACTGGTGTATACATTGGACATTCATCTGATTTTGGCAATGATTATAGATCAATTACTCGCGTATTAAGCTCAAATGAAGAAGTTGAAATTAGTGGAAATGTCAAATCAATGATGGCTAGTAGGCTATCTTACTATTTAAACTTAAATGGACCAGCATTAGTAGTCGATACCGCATGTTCATCTGGTCTAGTTGCTCTACTAACTGCTTGTAGGTCGCTACAATCCGGTGATTGTTCAATGGCTGTCGTTGGTGGCGTTAATACAGATATTATACCAGTAGTTGACAGAGATTTTGGAGTTGGTATTAGAGATATCAATGAAATAAATTCTAAAGATGGAAAAACAAGAACGTTTGATAATAGTTCGGATGGTACTTGTGCTGCAGAAGGGGCTTTTGCATTTGTTCTCAAGCCATTTGAAGAAGCAATAAAAGATAAGGATAACGTTAGAGCTGTTATTAAAGGTGGAGCAATCAATCAGGATGGTGCATCAAATGGAATAACATCACCAAACTCTGAAGCTCAAGGAAATTTAATCATAAAGGCGATAGAAAAAGCTAGTATATCAGCCGAAGATATTAGTTATTTTGAAGCACATGGAACTGCAACTAAATTAGGTGATCCTATAGAGATAGATGGAATTCAACGAGCCATGTCATTCTTTACAAACAAAAAACAATTTTGTGGTGTTGGATCATTAAAATCAAATATCGGTCACTTAGATAATGTAGCTGGCTTAGGTGGTCTTGCAAAGGTTATCCTTGCTATGTCATATAGAACCTTGCCTGCCACATTAAATTTCAACACTCCAAATGTTAATATCCCCTTTATTAATAGTCCAGTATATGTACATGATAGTAACAGAAACTGGGGGGAGGATAGCGCTCAGATCTTAATTGCAGGAGTAAGTAGTTTTGGTTTAAGTGGCACTAATTGTCATCTAATTCTACAATCTCCATCTATTGACTTTGAAGAGACCTTTTCTAACGAAATGTTTTTACTATTACCGATAAGTGCAAAAAGTTTTAAAGCATTAAGAGAATTAGTGAAAAGTTATATAAATTTATTGGACAATACAAAAGTTAATATTCACGATTTAGTATATACAGCATCAGTAGGTCGGTTTCATCACAATATAAGGCTCGCTATCCCTTTCAAAGAAGAAAATCAGCTTTTGAAAGATCTTAAACGTTTTATAGAAACCCCTATTGAGAGCGCTTATCAAGAGTTTATATGCAATGAACATAGAATAGTATCAGAGAATAAATTGAAGAAAAGAACTGGGGACTTGACCGAAATAGAACAATCTCAAATTTCGAGGTACGCCGATAATTCGCTTTTATTAGGTTTGCAAAATGAAAGTGAAATAGAGGCTATTGCAAAGCACTATGTGAGAGGAGCGAATATATCTTGGACTGCATTACTTAAAAATATTAACGCAAAGAAGGTGCCGCTTCCAACCTATCCCTTTCAACACGAAAAATGCTGGGTTAACCTAACCGGCTACAGTTCCATTAAATACAAAAATAAAGATGACTACAGTGTTGTTCATTCCTCACACGAATTAATTTTAAGCTGGGAACTAAACCCAAAAAGAGATTGGGAACTTTCGGGGCATAAAATTAATGGTCAGTGTGTTATGCCTGGAACTGGATACATAGAAATGGTAACTAAACTTATAAAGAACCAACTGCATGAAAATAGAAACGCGAAGTTAGAGCGAGTACTTTTTATTGAGCCTTTTATTGTATCTAATGATGAGACTAGAACTTTAAACTTAATAGTCGACAAGAAGGGAATACAAAAAAGCTTTACTTTTTCGAGCAATGATACAGACGGCACTAATCAGAAAACTCATGCTACGGGTTATATTATATTTGATGAAAAAGATCAAATTGCAATTAACAAGAAAATTGATTTAAATGAATTAAAGAAAAGTCTAACTTTTCCAGCAATAATCTATAATGAGGATGATACCAAAAATGGTTTGGTTGTTGATAAGAGATGGTCTAGGTCCTTTGTTAAGGGTCTTAAAGATTCTTCTTCAAGTGAATTTCTAATGACTTTTTCTTTACCTAATCAATTTCATGAAGAAATTGATTTATACAACCTACATCCAGCTTTAATGGATATGGCAGTGAATGCAGCTAATAACTTTATGAACGAAGAAGAATTTCATTTACCCCTTTCTTATGGTGAAATTAAAATTTACAAAAGTTTACCAAAAAACATAATTTCATACATCAAAAAAATTGATGTTAAAGGTCCTGAAATTCATAAATTTAATATTATGTTGTGTGATTTAAGTGGTAATACATTAGTTGATATAAAAGATTATTGTATAAAGTCAACTTCTCAATCAGATAATTTCGGAAAATCGAAATTTGGATATACTAATATTTTTATGAATTATTCCTCGCCTGAAAAATTGGTTCATCGCACTGGGACTATAGCTATTATAGGAAAAAAATCTGTTACAACAGTAGAAGCATCAAAGCAATTATTAAAGTTAGGTTATAAAGTAATTGAAGTTTATGAAAAGGATGACTGGGATCAGGCTCTTAAAACACTTAGAGAAATTAATTTATCTTTTGCTTTATTTAACTGGCATATCGATAGTAACTCGGAAAAAGAATATATTAAAGAGCCTTTAAATCAAAGTTTTTCTTTTATTAAATCGTGGATTAAAAGTAAAATAAAACCAAAGTATGGCCTTGCCATACTATTGAATAATTCTTGTGTTGTTAATCAGTTTGATGAAGTAATTAATCCTGAACAAACAGCTCTTAATGGATTTTGGTTATCTGTAGGTAAGGAAAATGCGCATTTGAAAATTAAATGTATCGATTTTGATGATAATACTTCCTTTTCAAGAATAGCTGATGAAATTTGCAGTAATAATAGGCCGGGATTAGTTGCATATAGAAAAAACGAAGCTTTTATCAGTCAGATTCAGAGAAGTCCTTTACCACCATTAGATAACAAATTAACTCAAATGAATTTAGATGGTATTTTTGTAATAACCGGAGGGACGGGAGCGCTTGGTTTAACCCTAACTAAGGCACTAATAAAAAAAGGTGTAAAGAAAATTGTATTGCTAGGTAATACAGAATACCCAATTAAGAAAGATTGGAAAAGTTATAATCCTAAATTAAATGATATTATCACTGAAAAAATGAATTTATTTATTGAGTTTGATGAGAAACTAGATTTATTTGAGGTATCAGCCTTAGATTTAAGTGATTATAACAAAGTCAATCAATTCCTAAATAAGTTAAGAATTAGATACGGAAAAATTCAAGGAATTTTTCATTTAGCCGGAAAAGCTGGGGATGGCTTTATACATAATAAAGACCGTTCAAATTTTGATTTAGTTGTTAACCCTAAAATGCTTGGCAGTTTTAATTTACATCGTGCTACTAGCTCTGATAATCTCGACTTTTTTGTTCTATTTTCAAGTATCTCATCTTTAATTGTTCAACCGGGGCAATCAGATTATACAGCCGCCAATATGTTTATGGATAGTTTATCTTATTTACGAGGTATGAAAAATTTACCAAGTTTAAGTATCCAATGGCCTGCTTGGAGAGAGATTGGAATGGCCTTTAATTATGGTGCAGTAGATGAAGATGAAGAATTTCCCCCTCTAAATGTAGAACAATGTTTGTCAATATTAGATAAACTTCTATGGTCAAGTGAAAATATTCCTGCTGTTATAATGCCGGGTACAAGACAATTTCAAGAAAAAAATAATGAACCTGATTTCTCACTAGACTCTCAAATCGACACTTTAGGGAGTATAGATGAAGTAGAGCATATTGTGAAAATAATTTGGTCTAAAACTTTAGAGATAAATAATGTAGATCTTGATGATGACTTTTCATCTTTAGGTGGTAATTCATTACTAACAACGCAGATGCTAAGAGGTTTTGAGCAATATTTTCCTGGAGTAATTGATATCTCTGATCTTTTTTCTTATACAACGATTAGTGAGCAAACGAAATACATCAAATCGAAATTAGAAAAGGAACACAATAAGAGTGAAGGTGTTAATAAGATTAATCGGACTATAGATGAAATCGATGTTAATACACTGGATAACTTACTAGAGCAGGTTTCCCATGGGAAAATTGGTATTCAAGATTCTACGAGTTATTTAGCTAACAAAAAATTGAGGTGA